A genome region from Myroides fluvii includes the following:
- the kbl gene encoding glycine C-acetyltransferase, whose product MYGKIKDHLQQELKSIEDNGLFKRERIITSPQGAEITVSTGEKVLNFCANNYLGLSSHPEVIQAAKDALDTHGFGMSSVRFICGTQDIHKQLEATIADFYGTEDTILYAAAFDANGGVFEPLLGAEDAIISDSLNHASIIDGVRLCKAARYRYENNDMADLEQQLIKANEAGHRFKIIVTDGVFSMDGLVAPLDKICDLADKYDALVMVDECHAAGFIGATGKGTMEAKNAMGRVDIITGTLGKALGGAMGGYTTGKKEIIELLRQRSRPYLFSNSLAPMIVGASLKVFELLKKDTKLRDQLEWNTNYFKAGMKKAGFDFIDGDSAIVPVMLYDAKLSQEMADRLLAKGVYVIGFFYPVVPQGKARIRVQLSAAHTQEHLDKAIQAFTAVGKELNVI is encoded by the coding sequence ATGTACGGAAAAATTAAAGACCATTTACAACAAGAGTTGAAGTCAATTGAAGACAATGGTTTATTTAAAAGAGAGAGAATTATTACTTCGCCACAAGGAGCAGAAATTACAGTTTCTACAGGAGAAAAAGTATTGAATTTTTGTGCGAATAACTATTTAGGATTATCCTCACACCCCGAGGTGATTCAAGCGGCAAAAGACGCTTTGGATACCCATGGTTTTGGGATGTCATCGGTGCGTTTCATCTGTGGAACACAAGATATTCACAAACAATTAGAAGCGACAATTGCAGATTTCTACGGAACAGAAGACACTATTTTATACGCGGCGGCTTTTGATGCGAATGGTGGAGTTTTCGAACCTTTATTAGGAGCAGAAGACGCAATTATTTCAGATAGTTTAAATCACGCGTCCATTATCGATGGCGTTCGCTTGTGTAAAGCAGCGCGTTACCGTTATGAAAATAACGATATGGCTGATTTAGAGCAACAGTTGATTAAGGCGAATGAGGCAGGACATCGCTTCAAGATTATCGTTACGGATGGCGTATTCTCTATGGATGGCTTAGTAGCGCCATTGGACAAAATCTGTGATTTAGCAGATAAATACGATGCCTTGGTGATGGTAGATGAATGTCATGCGGCTGGATTTATCGGGGCTACAGGAAAAGGAACGATGGAGGCGAAAAATGCAATGGGACGTGTGGATATTATTACAGGTACTTTAGGAAAAGCATTGGGAGGTGCAATGGGAGGTTATACAACGGGTAAAAAAGAGATTATTGAGTTGCTGAGACAACGTTCACGTCCTTATTTATTCTCAAACTCATTGGCTCCAATGATCGTGGGTGCTTCATTGAAAGTATTCGAACTACTGAAAAAAGATACAAAGTTGCGCGATCAGTTGGAATGGAATACCAATTATTTCAAAGCAGGAATGAAAAAAGCAGGGTTTGATTTTATTGATGGAGATTCTGCTATCGTCCCAGTGATGTTATACGATGCAAAGCTGTCACAAGAGATGGCAGATCGCTTGTTAGCGAAAGGGGTTTATGTCATTGGATTCTTCTATCCTGTTGTGCCACAAGGAAAAGCGAGAATTCGCGTTCAATTATCCGCAGCACATACACAAGAACACCTGGATAAAGCGATTCAGGCCTTTACAGCGGTAGGAAAAGAACTAAATGTAATCTAA
- a CDS encoding OmpA family protein: MKHLNKLIAAAILCAGLSTQAQDADHPWAVTIGANAVNTKVSSAKGFSHRMGGYFQTSDWNILPSISYLNVSRYLGDGFSLGVVGSVNKIEKFISKESEGYLKYNPGDLSYYGIDAEVKYSFKELLNTKVVDPFLLVGGGYTFMGDASAGTVNGGLGLNFWFTENIALTVQSTYKHSFDDTRIPNVDIASHMQHFMGIRFQFGGSDRDGDGILDKYDECPDVPGLPEFNGCPDTDGDGIPDHLDECPDVPGLPEFNGCPDTDGDGIPDHLDECPEVPGLPEFNGCPDTDGDGVPDHKDECPEVPGPKENKGCPWPDRDGDGVPDHLDECPDVPGPASNRGCPEIKEEQVKKLNDYGKTILFHTGKFTFQDASYTVLDNIVKIMKEYPTAKFHIAGYTDSTGSDKINVPLSDNRANAVKVYLIEKGVDANRVTSKGYGSAEPIASNKTVKGRELNRRVEIQLQK, translated from the coding sequence ATGAAACATCTCAACAAATTAATTGCAGCGGCGATACTATGTGCTGGTCTTTCGACTCAAGCGCAAGATGCCGACCATCCGTGGGCTGTAACTATTGGTGCGAATGCTGTAAACACTAAAGTTAGTTCAGCAAAAGGGTTTTCACATAGAATGGGAGGTTATTTCCAAACTTCGGATTGGAACATTCTACCTTCAATCTCTTATTTGAACGTATCTAGATACCTAGGTGATGGATTCTCATTAGGAGTAGTAGGATCAGTAAATAAAATTGAAAAATTTATTTCAAAAGAATCTGAAGGATATTTAAAATACAATCCTGGAGATTTATCTTACTATGGTATTGATGCAGAAGTTAAGTACAGCTTCAAAGAATTATTAAACACAAAAGTAGTTGACCCATTCTTATTAGTAGGTGGAGGTTATACTTTTATGGGTGATGCAAGTGCTGGTACGGTTAATGGAGGTTTAGGGTTAAACTTTTGGTTTACTGAAAACATCGCTTTAACAGTACAGTCTACTTACAAACACTCATTTGACGATACAAGAATTCCAAATGTAGATATTGCATCACACATGCAACACTTCATGGGGATTCGCTTCCAATTTGGAGGATCTGATAGAGATGGAGATGGAATCTTAGACAAATATGACGAGTGTCCAGATGTTCCAGGTTTACCAGAATTCAACGGATGTCCTGATACAGACGGAGATGGTATTCCAGATCATTTAGATGAGTGTCCAGATGTTCCAGGTTTACCAGAATTCAACGGATGTCCTGATACAGACGGAGATGGTATTCCAGATCATTTAGATGAGTGTCCAGAAGTTCCAGGTTTACCAGAATTCAACGGATGTCCTGATACAGACGGTGACGGTGTGCCAGATCATAAAGATGAGTGTCCAGAAGTTCCTGGTCCAAAAGAGAACAAAGGTTGTCCTTGGCCAGATAGAGACGGAGACGGAGTGCCTGATCATTTAGATGAGTGTCCAGATGTTCCTGGTCCTGCTTCAAACAGAGGATGTCCAGAAATTAAAGAAGAGCAAGTGAAAAAACTGAACGACTATGGAAAAACAATCTTATTCCATACAGGTAAGTTTACTTTCCAAGATGCTTCTTACACTGTTCTAGACAACATCGTGAAAATTATGAAAGAATATCCAACTGCTAAATTCCACATCGCTGGATACACAGATAGCACTGGATCTGATAAAATCAACGTTCCGTTATCTGACAATAGAGCTAACGCAGTAAAAGTTTACTTAATCGAAAAAGGTGTTGATGCAAACAGAGTAACTTCTAAAGGTTACGGTTCTGCTGAGCCAATCGCTTCTAACAAAACTGTTAAAGGCCGTGAGTTAAACAGACGTGTTGAAATTCAATTACAAAAATAA
- a CDS encoding PD-(D/E)XK nuclease family protein yields MSQQRFLYQFCVEIKKDFPSSMDNLVVVLPNKRAKVFLLEQLKSFYDHRIFAPTIISVEELVQDIAQLRGIDSIELLFEFYLVYKQLLADKAEDFDYFVNWARMLLQDFNEVDRYLLNPQHVFSYLKDIEDINHWAVDVNQQTDLVKNYLQFWEQIPRYYTALYEHLKSKKIGYQGMIYREAVAVHQDFVKSSDKQYYFAGFNALNAAEEVIIQHFLVEGRARVFWDIDEAFLHDPYHDAGLFLRRIKQKWGYYQNHPFEWITTCFSAEKKIEIIQTPKSVGQAKIVGAIVDKELAKGTSLDEIAVVLGDENLLQPVLYGLPNTVTSLNITMGYSGNSSPVQLFLNKIFKMHLAAVRRGGKQYVFYYRDVLEVLTSPVMEGLFDVEAVVSEIQKKNLTFFSFDRFESWIKASDEETKRLVFDNWQDKAPAEILKSLIALVIRVKNKLAVDSQQNRLMKTFLFTSYNLLNRLLSYCEKYPFIHSLDLLHVLYKQIMDMSEVSFEGDPLEGLQIMGILESRVLDFETVILTSVNEGKFPSGKSQNSFIPYDVKRELGLPTYKEKDAIYSFHFYHLLLRAKQVYLIYNSQAEGMDAGEKSRFLTQLEMEKQAKHQLSNVTYSAYLPDKAYEPMAIEKSDELLMKLKEIATIRGFSPSALTAYLRNPLQFYIQQVLRIREVDEVEESVALNTLGTIIHNALENLYQPYVGKVLDVGMIREIQAKADEEVQVQFEEIYNSDKEKMGKNLLAFEVAKRNVYHFLREELKGLEQGDQVELLALETRLEHLLEDSRLPYPIKLFGFVDRIERRNGKIRVIDYKTGKVESNQVKLSQWEGLTEHLKHDKIIQLLCYALMYAEKENLSSLEAGIYSFKNRREGFLFFGVREGRAVNHDITPVILDAFREELIKLILVILNRETPFVETL; encoded by the coding sequence ATGAGTCAACAACGTTTTTTATATCAATTCTGCGTAGAAATAAAGAAGGATTTTCCTTCATCTATGGACAATCTAGTAGTGGTATTACCCAATAAACGGGCCAAGGTCTTTTTGTTAGAACAACTGAAATCGTTTTACGATCATCGTATTTTTGCTCCAACGATTATTAGTGTTGAAGAATTAGTTCAAGATATTGCTCAATTAAGAGGGATTGATTCGATCGAGCTCTTGTTTGAGTTCTATCTCGTCTATAAACAATTGTTAGCAGATAAGGCTGAAGATTTTGACTATTTTGTCAATTGGGCTAGAATGTTGTTACAAGATTTTAATGAAGTTGATCGATATTTGTTGAATCCACAACATGTGTTTAGTTATTTAAAAGATATTGAAGACATCAATCACTGGGCAGTAGATGTAAATCAACAAACCGATTTAGTGAAAAACTATCTTCAGTTTTGGGAGCAAATACCCAGGTATTACACTGCGTTATACGAGCATCTCAAATCGAAGAAGATTGGCTATCAAGGCATGATTTACCGCGAAGCGGTAGCGGTGCATCAAGATTTCGTAAAATCTAGTGATAAGCAATATTACTTTGCAGGATTTAATGCGTTGAATGCAGCGGAAGAAGTGATTATTCAACACTTCTTAGTGGAAGGTAGGGCAAGAGTTTTTTGGGATATTGATGAGGCATTTTTACATGATCCATATCACGATGCAGGGTTGTTTTTGAGGAGGATTAAGCAAAAATGGGGGTACTATCAAAATCACCCTTTTGAGTGGATCACCACTTGTTTTAGTGCGGAAAAAAAGATTGAAATTATACAAACGCCCAAAAGCGTTGGACAAGCAAAAATTGTTGGTGCTATCGTCGATAAAGAATTGGCAAAAGGAACTTCTTTAGATGAAATAGCAGTGGTTTTGGGAGATGAAAACCTACTACAACCTGTATTATATGGACTTCCTAATACCGTTACTAGTCTAAATATCACGATGGGGTATAGTGGAAATAGTAGTCCCGTACAGCTGTTTTTGAACAAAATATTTAAGATGCATTTGGCCGCCGTGCGCCGTGGTGGAAAACAGTATGTATTTTATTACCGCGATGTGTTAGAAGTATTGACGAGCCCTGTAATGGAAGGCTTGTTTGATGTGGAGGCTGTCGTGTCTGAAATACAGAAAAAAAACTTGACTTTTTTCTCCTTTGACCGCTTTGAGTCTTGGATAAAAGCCTCAGATGAAGAAACCAAGCGATTGGTTTTTGACAATTGGCAAGACAAAGCTCCAGCGGAAATATTAAAGAGCTTAATTGCTTTGGTTATTCGGGTGAAAAATAAATTAGCAGTAGATAGTCAACAGAATCGCTTGATGAAAACTTTTTTGTTTACTTCTTACAATTTGCTAAATCGACTCCTGTCGTATTGCGAAAAATATCCATTTATTCATTCTTTGGATCTACTCCATGTGCTGTATAAGCAGATTATGGATATGAGCGAGGTGTCTTTTGAAGGTGATCCTCTCGAGGGACTACAAATTATGGGAATCTTAGAAAGTAGGGTGTTGGATTTTGAAACGGTTATTCTTACCTCGGTAAATGAAGGAAAATTCCCTTCTGGAAAAAGTCAAAATTCCTTTATTCCTTATGATGTAAAAAGAGAGTTAGGCTTGCCAACTTATAAAGAAAAAGATGCAATTTACAGTTTTCACTTTTATCATTTACTGTTGCGTGCAAAGCAAGTGTATTTGATTTATAATTCCCAGGCGGAGGGTATGGATGCGGGAGAAAAGAGTCGATTTTTGACTCAATTGGAAATGGAAAAGCAAGCGAAGCATCAGTTGTCCAACGTGACTTATTCTGCTTATTTGCCCGATAAGGCCTATGAGCCTATGGCCATTGAGAAATCGGATGAATTATTGATGAAATTGAAAGAGATTGCAACAATCAGAGGTTTTTCTCCTTCAGCTTTGACGGCTTATTTGCGCAATCCATTGCAGTTTTATATTCAACAAGTTTTGCGTATTCGCGAAGTGGATGAGGTAGAAGAAAGTGTTGCCTTGAATACGTTGGGAACTATTATTCACAACGCCTTAGAGAATTTATATCAACCCTATGTTGGTAAAGTGTTGGACGTGGGAATGATTCGGGAAATTCAAGCTAAAGCAGATGAGGAAGTGCAAGTGCAATTTGAAGAGATCTACAATAGTGATAAAGAAAAAATGGGTAAAAACCTCTTGGCTTTTGAGGTTGCTAAGCGAAACGTTTATCATTTCTTACGCGAAGAGTTAAAAGGCTTAGAACAAGGAGACCAGGTGGAATTGTTAGCGTTAGAAACGCGCCTAGAACATCTGTTAGAAGATAGTCGTTTGCCCTATCCGATTAAACTATTTGGCTTTGTCGATCGAATTGAACGTCGCAATGGAAAAATTCGCGTTATTGATTATAAAACGGGAAAAGTAGAGTCTAATCAGGTCAAATTATCCCAATGGGAAGGACTAACAGAACATTTAAAGCACGATAAAATTATTCAGCTGTTGTGTTATGCCTTGATGTATGCAGAGAAAGAAAATTTATCCTCATTAGAGGCGGGTATTTACTCGTTTAAAAACCGAAGAGAAGGTTTCTTGTTCTTTGGTGTTCGCGAAGGAAGAGCGGTAAATCACGACATCACGCCTGTGATTTTGGATGCGTTTAGAGAGGAATTGATTAAGCTTATTTTAGTTATTTTAAACCGGGAAACTCCCTTTGTGGAAACCTTATAA
- a CDS encoding alpha/beta fold hydrolase — MISKSLLYKNIQINYYDSGKGNTLIFLHGFLENGKMWKYYMDHFATKYRVISMDLLGHGGTGCLGYIHSMEDMADAVHAVISHLKLKRVTLIGHSMGGYVSLAFAELYPDHVKRIILINSTARADSPERVQNRDRAIDLIKKNAPMFITMAINNLFADHIRPQYEQEINHTREEALKTATQGVIAALEGMKTRIDREVLLHFAPYSIAFILGKSDPVMPYQDTIDQTLGTKAEVITLEGGHMLHIEQKEALKQHLSELVKI; from the coding sequence ATGATTTCGAAATCGTTACTATACAAAAACATTCAAATTAATTATTACGATAGCGGAAAAGGCAATACGTTAATTTTTCTTCATGGATTTCTAGAAAACGGAAAAATGTGGAAGTATTACATGGATCATTTCGCTACTAAATACCGCGTAATAAGTATGGACTTATTGGGACATGGGGGCACGGGATGTTTAGGTTATATCCACAGCATGGAAGATATGGCAGATGCCGTTCACGCTGTAATTTCCCATTTGAAACTAAAAAGAGTAACGCTAATTGGACACTCCATGGGAGGATATGTCTCCTTGGCTTTTGCTGAACTGTACCCCGATCATGTCAAACGAATTATTTTAATCAACTCAACAGCACGTGCTGACAGTCCAGAACGCGTACAAAATAGAGATCGAGCCATTGACCTCATCAAGAAAAATGCACCCATGTTCATCACTATGGCAATCAACAACTTATTTGCTGATCACATCAGGCCACAATATGAACAAGAGATTAATCACACTCGAGAAGAAGCCCTAAAAACGGCAACGCAAGGCGTTATTGCAGCCTTAGAAGGAATGAAAACGCGAATAGACAGAGAAGTGTTGTTGCACTTTGCTCCTTATTCAATTGCTTTTATATTAGGCAAATCGGATCCTGTGATGCCTTATCAAGACACTATCGATCAAACCCTTGGTACCAAGGCAGAAGTAATAACCTTAGAAGGAGGCCATATGCTTCACATTGAACAAAAAGAAGCCCTTAAGCAACATCTTAGTGAGCTAGTAAAGATCTAA
- a CDS encoding ChaN family lipoprotein, translated as MKYIYSVLIALFVGSVFASNGQPYQIYNAKGKKVTYKQMINTLGKSDVVLFGEYHNNSLGHWLQLKVTQSLGEKRELVLGAEMFEADNQDGLTNYVKGKIAEEEFEKEVRLWNNYKGDYRPLVEYAKQNKLSFVATNVPRRYASLLFKGGMEALDTLKIEEKAWIAPLPFPYDPELPGYKEMLTMFAADHVNENLPKAQAIKDATMAHFIQTNIEEDKLFVHYNGSYHSNKYEGIFWYLKNDAPQLKVATITMVEADQVEHFEKLNLGLADFILVIDANILKSF; from the coding sequence ATGAAATATATCTATAGCGTATTAATCGCTCTATTCGTTGGAAGTGTTTTTGCAAGTAACGGACAACCTTACCAAATTTACAATGCAAAAGGCAAAAAAGTAACCTATAAACAGATGATTAATACCTTGGGTAAATCTGATGTCGTTTTGTTTGGAGAATACCACAATAATTCTTTGGGGCATTGGTTGCAATTAAAGGTGACGCAAAGTTTGGGAGAAAAACGCGAACTTGTATTGGGAGCGGAGATGTTTGAAGCTGATAATCAAGATGGATTGACGAACTATGTGAAGGGAAAAATAGCAGAAGAAGAATTTGAAAAAGAGGTGCGTTTATGGAATAACTATAAAGGAGATTACCGTCCCTTGGTGGAATATGCCAAACAAAATAAACTTTCTTTTGTGGCGACTAATGTTCCCCGTCGCTATGCAAGCTTGTTGTTTAAAGGTGGAATGGAGGCATTAGATACACTAAAAATAGAAGAGAAAGCATGGATTGCACCTCTCCCATTTCCGTATGATCCTGAATTACCTGGTTATAAAGAGATGTTGACGATGTTTGCTGCCGATCACGTGAACGAAAATTTACCTAAGGCGCAAGCGATTAAAGATGCAACCATGGCCCATTTCATTCAGACTAACATAGAAGAGGATAAACTATTTGTTCACTATAATGGATCATACCACAGTAACAAGTATGAAGGGATATTTTGGTACTTGAAAAACGATGCTCCACAGTTGAAAGTGGCAACAATTACGATGGTTGAGGCGGATCAGGTAGAGCATTTCGAAAAACTCAATCTCGGATTAGCGGACTTTATTCTTGTTATAGATGCGAATATTTTAAAGTCGTTTTAG
- a CDS encoding succinate dehydrogenase cytochrome b subunit — translation MAKSALLKSSIAKKYWMSLTGLFLCVFLVGHLIGNLQLIFGDASKFNEYALFMTTNPAVKVLSYVTYISILFHAIDGIVLTVQNKKARPIGYAKNNAGANSKWASRNMAVLGTLLLVFIVTHMVNFWAKMHFTTMPLQTIEVTVEGQEEPITIYKTVQEQPIDVRAVEMGQLEIKGTAFYQKGMDLKIADGYKDLHKITIEFFKDPSTGLISTILYVIAMIVLGFHLSHGFASAFQSLGINNPKYNCLIKGLGYAFAYLVPALFAIIPLYIHFIK, via the coding sequence ATGGCAAAATCTGCACTTTTAAAGTCATCCATTGCAAAGAAATATTGGATGTCTCTTACTGGTTTATTTTTATGCGTGTTTTTAGTTGGTCACTTGATAGGGAATCTTCAGTTGATTTTTGGGGATGCGTCAAAATTCAATGAGTATGCCTTATTCATGACAACTAATCCAGCTGTAAAAGTATTATCTTATGTTACCTATATCTCAATCCTTTTCCACGCGATTGATGGTATAGTTCTTACGGTTCAAAACAAAAAAGCTCGTCCTATTGGATATGCGAAGAACAATGCTGGTGCAAACAGTAAATGGGCTTCTCGTAATATGGCGGTATTGGGAACTTTATTGTTAGTTTTTATTGTAACGCACATGGTTAATTTCTGGGCTAAAATGCACTTTACGACTATGCCTTTGCAAACAATTGAAGTAACAGTAGAAGGCCAAGAAGAGCCAATTACAATTTACAAAACTGTTCAAGAGCAACCCATCGACGTAAGAGCGGTTGAAATGGGACAATTGGAAATTAAGGGAACTGCGTTTTATCAAAAAGGCATGGACTTAAAAATTGCAGATGGTTACAAAGATTTACATAAAATTACAATTGAGTTTTTCAAAGATCCTTCTACAGGGTTGATTAGCACAATTTTATATGTAATCGCAATGATTGTTCTTGGATTCCATTTATCTCATGGTTTTGCAAGTGCATTCCAATCTTTAGGGATAAATAATCCAAAGTATAACTGTTTGATTAAAGGGTTAGGTTATGCATTTGCATACTTAGTTCCAGCTTTGTTTGCAATCATTCCATTATACATTCACTTTATTAAATAG
- a CDS encoding fumarate reductase/succinate dehydrogenase flavoprotein subunit, producing MKLDSKIPQGPIDKKWSDYKNHIKLVNPANKRNIDVIVVGTGLAGGSAAATLAELGYNVKAFCYQDSPRRAHSIAAQGGINAAKNYQGDGDSIHRLFYDTVKGGDYRAREANVHRLSEVSANIIDQCVAQGVPLAREYGGLLDNRSFGGTQVSRTFYAKGQTGQQLLLGAYSAMNRQIGRGKIQMYNRHEMLDLVLVDGKARGIIARNLINGEIERHSGHAVVIATGGYGNVFFLSTNAMGSNVTAAWKAHKRGAFFANPCFTQIHPTCIPVTGDHQSKLTLMSESLRNDGRIWVPKKMEDAVAIREGKLKPTQIAEEDRDYYLERRYPSFGNLVPRDVASRAAKERCDAGYGVNATGEAVYLDFASAIERYGKEQARIQHLNENDAKLVYKLGRDVVENKYGNLFQMYEKIVDEDPYTTPMMIYPAVHYTMGGVWVDYNLMSTIEGCYVIGEANFSDHGANRLGASALMQGLADGYFVLPYTIGDYLADDIRTGAIPTDLPEFVAAEKNVQDMIDHLMNNKGSHSVDYFHKKLGKIMWDKVGMARNAQGLNEAMDEIAALREEFYKDVKVSGTAESFNQELEKALRVADFLELGELFAKDALHREESCGGHFREEHQTEEGEAQRDDENFAYAAAWEYKGNPRDAVLHKEDLVYENIKLVTRSYK from the coding sequence ATGAAATTAGATTCAAAGATACCTCAAGGACCAATCGATAAGAAATGGTCTGATTATAAAAACCACATTAAATTAGTTAACCCTGCGAATAAACGTAACATTGATGTTATTGTTGTTGGAACAGGATTAGCAGGTGGATCAGCTGCTGCTACTTTGGCAGAGCTTGGTTATAATGTAAAAGCATTTTGTTATCAAGATTCACCTCGTCGTGCGCACTCAATTGCAGCACAAGGGGGGATTAACGCAGCTAAAAACTATCAAGGAGATGGTGACTCAATCCACAGATTATTTTATGATACTGTAAAAGGAGGAGATTACCGTGCACGTGAGGCAAACGTTCACCGTTTGTCTGAAGTTTCAGCCAATATTATTGACCAATGTGTGGCTCAAGGTGTGCCATTGGCACGTGAGTACGGTGGTTTATTAGACAACCGTTCTTTTGGAGGAACACAAGTTTCTCGTACGTTCTACGCAAAAGGACAAACAGGTCAACAATTATTATTAGGAGCTTATTCTGCAATGAACCGTCAAATCGGTCGTGGTAAAATTCAAATGTATAACCGTCATGAAATGCTAGATTTAGTATTAGTAGATGGAAAAGCAAGAGGAATTATTGCTCGTAATTTAATTAATGGGGAGATTGAACGTCATTCAGGACACGCAGTAGTTATTGCTACGGGTGGTTATGGAAACGTATTCTTCTTATCAACAAACGCAATGGGTTCAAACGTTACTGCGGCTTGGAAAGCACACAAACGTGGAGCATTCTTCGCTAACCCTTGTTTTACACAAATTCACCCAACTTGTATCCCGGTTACAGGAGACCACCAATCAAAATTAACGTTGATGTCGGAGTCTTTGCGTAATGACGGACGTATTTGGGTTCCAAAGAAAATGGAAGATGCAGTTGCAATTAGAGAAGGTAAATTAAAACCAACGCAAATTGCAGAAGAAGATAGAGATTACTACTTAGAAAGAAGATATCCATCATTCGGTAACTTAGTACCACGTGACGTTGCGTCTCGTGCAGCGAAAGAAAGATGTGATGCTGGATATGGAGTTAACGCAACAGGTGAAGCTGTTTACTTAGACTTTGCTTCTGCTATTGAGCGTTACGGAAAAGAACAAGCGCGTATTCAACACTTAAATGAAAACGATGCGAAGTTAGTTTACAAATTAGGTAGAGACGTTGTAGAGAATAAATACGGAAACTTATTCCAAATGTATGAGAAAATCGTAGATGAGGATCCATACACTACACCAATGATGATTTATCCAGCAGTTCACTATACAATGGGTGGAGTATGGGTAGATTACAACTTAATGTCTACTATTGAAGGATGTTATGTAATTGGTGAGGCTAACTTCTCAGACCACGGAGCAAACCGTTTAGGGGCTTCTGCTTTGATGCAAGGTTTAGCTGACGGATATTTCGTATTGCCTTATACAATCGGTGATTACTTAGCTGATGATATTCGTACAGGTGCGATTCCAACAGATTTACCAGAATTCGTGGCTGCGGAGAAAAATGTACAAGATATGATCGATCACTTAATGAATAATAAAGGATCGCATTCAGTAGATTATTTCCACAAAAAGTTAGGTAAAATCATGTGGGATAAAGTAGGTATGGCTCGTAATGCACAAGGTCTAAACGAAGCGATGGACGAAATTGCTGCATTGAGAGAAGAATTCTACAAAGACGTGAAAGTTTCTGGAACTGCAGAAAGCTTTAACCAAGAGTTAGAAAAAGCACTTAGAGTTGCCGATTTCTTAGAGTTAGGTGAATTATTTGCGAAAGATGCTTTACACCGTGAAGAATCTTGTGGAGGACACTTCCGCGAAGAACACCAAACAGAAGAAGGAGAAGCGCAACGTGATGATGAGAACTTTGCTTATGCTGCTGCATGGGAATACAAAGGAAATCCTAGAGACGCTGTTCTACACAAAGAAGACTTGGTGTATGAAAATATTAAGTTAGTAACTCGTAGTTATAAATAA
- a CDS encoding succinate dehydrogenase/fumarate reductase iron-sulfur subunit: MNLTLKIWRQKNAKEQGKIVEYKINNVSPDMSFLEMLDVLNNELIEKGDDPVAFDHDCREGICGMCSLFINGQAHGPDRGVTTCQLHMRKFKDGDTIYIEPFRAKAFPVIKDLVVDRTAFDKIQHAGGFVSVNTSGNTQDANAIPIPKHDADKSFDAATCIGCGACVATCKNSSAMLFVSAKVSQFALLPQGKVEAADRVMNMVAEMDALGFGNCTNTGACEVECPKGISLENIARMNREYLKAAL; the protein is encoded by the coding sequence ATGAATCTTACATTAAAAATATGGCGTCAAAAAAACGCTAAAGAACAAGGAAAAATCGTTGAGTATAAAATAAACAATGTTTCTCCTGATATGTCTTTCTTAGAAATGCTTGATGTTTTAAACAATGAGTTAATCGAGAAAGGGGATGATCCCGTAGCATTCGACCACGATTGTCGTGAAGGTATTTGTGGAATGTGTTCATTATTTATTAATGGACAAGCACACGGACCAGATAGAGGAGTTACTACTTGTCAGTTACACATGAGAAAGTTTAAAGATGGTGATACAATTTACATTGAGCCATTTAGAGCAAAAGCTTTCCCTGTAATTAAAGATTTAGTAGTGGACCGTACTGCTTTTGATAAAATTCAACACGCAGGAGGGTTTGTCTCTGTAAATACTTCTGGAAATACACAGGATGCTAACGCTATTCCTATTCCTAAACACGATGCAGATAAGTCTTTTGACGCTGCAACTTGTATTGGATGTGGAGCGTGTGTAGCAACGTGTAAAAACTCATCGGCTATGTTATTCGTTTCTGCAAAAGTTTCTCAGTTTGCTTTGTTGCCACAAGGTAAAGTAGAAGCAGCAGACCGCGTAATGAACATGGTAGCTGAGATGGACGCTTTAGGCTTCGGTAACTGTACGAATACAGGTGCTTGTGAGGTAGAATGTCCAAAAGGTATTTCTCTTGAGAATATTGCTCGTATGAACAGAGAATACTTAAAAGCAGCCTTATAA